In Pseudoalteromonas nigrifaciens, the sequence GTAGCAGTACCCGAAAGTGTTTGTACAAAGTTAAGTGCTGTACGCTCTGCAGTTAAAATAGCGCGAGCCGAGCCTGTTGCTGTAAATAAAGTACTGTTAGCTTTAACTGCATCGCCATCGTTTACTAGTACATTTACTACAACGCTTGGATCTACTTGCTTAAATACTTCAATAATTAGGTCTTTACCACAAAATATGCAGTCTTCACGGGTAATTACTTTAGCGTTTGCTTGCTCGTTTGCAGGAATAAGTTGCGCGGTAATGTCGCCATTTTCAGCACTTTGGTAATTTAAATCTTCACCAAGTGCAAGAGTAACTAGTTGACTAACTAAAGTGTGTGGAATAGGCATAAAAAAGCTCGTAACAGTAAATAAATTAAGCAAATTTTACTATGTTTGAATTGCAATAACCAGCTTTGTGGTAAAGGCTGGTATCAGGTTTTAGGGAAGAGCAGGTTTCAGGTATCAGGTATCAGGTTTTAGCTAGAGCCAAGCTCGGTGTTTAAATTACCTGTAGGCGAGGGGTTTGCCACCGCGCCCGGAGTTTTTCAAGTTAGTTGTCGCCTCAAGTTAAATTTTATGCCGCCCGCATTTCTTCTTTTTTCTCAGGGTTTAAATTTACTTCATTTATCATTGACCAGTCTCGTGACTTTCCTGACCAACGACTTGGGTTATTCAATTTAGCTGCGTCGTTTACCTGCTGACGCTTAGCTAATATTTCTTTATCTAAACCTGAATGACGCTGGTTTGGCGTCACAAATTTTATACCACTGTGAAGGTGCTCATTATTGTACCAATCAACGAACCCACTTACCCATTCTCTTGCTGCGCTTATATCTTCAAATGCCTTTTCTGGGTATTCTGGGCGATACTTTAACGTTTTAAATAACGACTCAGAGTATGGATTGTCATTACTTACTGACGGTCGACTAAATGATGGCACAATCCCTAACTCCTGTAATGTTGCCAGTAATGTCGCGCCTTTCATTGGGCTACCATTATCTGAGTGCAACGTGACTTGCTCGCGCTTTATTTGCTCCCGACTGCAAATATCCTTCATTAAATCTGCGGCTAATTCACTTAACTGTGTGTCGTAAACCTGCCAGCCAACAACCTTTCGACTAAAAATGTCCATCACTAAATATAAGTATAAAAACTGCCCTTTTACGCTCGTTGGTAAATAGGTGATATCCCAAGTGTATACTTCATTTGCACGCACAGCCTTCAATGCTCTTGGCTTTTTCATCGGCTTAGCCGGCTTTACTTTTTCTCTATGCGTTAATAAGTTATGTGCCTTCATGACACGATAAAACGAACTTTCAGACGCTATCCATATGCCCTTATCAAGCAGCTTAGGGACTATTTTACTGGCCGGTAAATGCCCATATTCGGCTGAATTAACCGTATTAATAATGCGCTGCCGCTCTAACTCTGTGAGACGGTTTGGCGGCTGTTTTTTCGTACTCGTCCGTTTGTCAGTCATATCGTCTGCTTCAATCCACCGCTGAACGGTTCTTAGTGTCAGTCCAAGTAACTCACATGCCTTTTCTTTCCTTGCCCCTGAAGCCTGTGCGTTTGTGATAAGCGTTATTAATTCATGTCGCTCAGTCGCTGTTGTTAATCGTCCTCGTTGAAACCCCAAAGTGCATCCGCTTTTTTTTTGAGTACAAGCAGAGCGGCTGTTTCAGCTAAGGCCTTATCTTTACGATTCAGTTCTTTTTGCAGCTGTTTTATCTCTTGCTTAAGCTGTTTACTGTCTGATTTAGCTAGTTTCGTTGTAGGTCCTTGGGCAAAATCTTGCTTCCACTGCTTAATATGATGCGGGTAAAGCCCTTTATTACGACAGTATTCATTAATGGCTGTTTCATCTAAATGACCACAGTCAATGATCGCGCTGAGTCTTTCTTCTAAACTCCAGTCTTGTGGTCGTTTTTCTGCTGTCATTTGGCTACCCGTCTGGTGTGTTTCAAGTTGATGTTTTTTTGCGAGTGCTATCCAACGCTGTAACGTTGAATAACCGACACCTAAATCATCTGCAATATCTTCTAAGCGAACATCATCACATTGAGATAATGCTTTTTCAACCGCTTGAACTTTAAATTCTTGTGTAAATTGACGTCTCATTATATCTGCCTCTATTAAAAGTTAGAGGCGACAACTATCCTGACACAGGGGGCGCCGCACGTAGTGCGAAAAACATATTCACAAAGAGGCTAAGAGGCGCTGCGCTTTAGAGTAGTAAAAATAAATTAGTTGTTTAAGTGGCTTCTCACTTACTCTCATTGTCTTCTCTTTGTGAAAAGGGTTGGTTTTGGCTAGAGCCAAGCTCGATGTTTAAATTACCTGTAGGCGAGGGGGTTGCCACCGCGCCGCACGTAGTGCGAAAAACATATTCACAAATAGGCTAAGAGGGCGCTGCGCTTTAGAGGAGTAATAAGTAAATTAGTTGTTTAAGTGGCTTCTCATTTGCTCTCATTGTCTTCTCTTTGTGAAAAGGGTTGGTTTTAGGTAGAGAGCAAAGCAAGCTCAGTGTTTAGGTTACACGTAGGCGGGGCTTTATGCCGCGCTGATTAAAATTAAAAAACAGCGCGAGGTAAACTCCCGCCTACAAGTTCGCTGGTTGGTAAGCTTTTATTGCTTCATCTATCATTTTTAAATTAAATCCTTTAGCATCGATGTTATGTCGATCTTTTGATTTAAATTATGAACATAGATTTAAATGGGGTGGTAAATTGTGCTGTGCAGCGTGGTTGTTCGCATTTTGATGAGCGCCCGAGTGATACAGACGTTTCTTTATTGGTAATTCACAATATATCCTTGCCGGCGGGGCAGTTTGGCACGCCTTATGTTGATGATTTATTTATGGGTACGCTTAATTGTGAAGCGCATAGCAGCTTTAGCGATTTACACGGTGTGCGGGTGTCGGCACATTGCTTTATTAAACGCAGCGGTGAGCTAGTGCAGTACGTGCCATTTAATAAACGGGCATGGCATGCTGGTGCGTCTGAATTTAATGGGCAAACTAACTGCAATAACTTTAGCATTGGCATTGAGCTTGAGGGAACCGACACCACCGCTTATACTTTAGCGCAATACACTAGTTTAAAAACACTAAGTAAAGCCATAATGCAACGCTATCCAAATATAACAACAGAGCGAATTGTAGGGCATTGCGATATTGCACCAGGGCGAAAAACAGACCCCGGTAGTAGCTTTAACTGGCATTTATTTTTAACTATGCTTAAACAATCAGGCTAAGTGAGTAACAACAATGATTTTGGTTTCGATAATAATTGCATTAATACTTGAGCGCTTAGGTGCTCGTTCAGCCCATTGGCAAATTAGCTACTACGCAGACGGTTATGTAAATCGCTCGGCAAACCTGCTCACTAATAAAGGCGTATTTGGCTCGGGTGTTGGCTTTTTAGTGTGGCTACTTTTACCTGTACTGGCTATTGGTTGTTTATATTTGTTATCAGACTTTGTGCTGTGGCAACTTATTTTTAATGTAACAATATTACTCGTGTGTTTTGGCTGTGCTAAGCAGCGTGCATTATATAAGTCGTACTTAAACGCTTTAACCCGAGATGATAAAACTGCGGCTACCTTATATGCACTGCAAATGGGCCAAAATCGCACAGAAGAAGAGCAAGACGGCGAAACAGTTGGACAAACCCTGGCATGGGTTAACTTTAGATTTTACTGCGCGGTGATTTTTTGGTTTGTAATATTAGGCGTAGCCGGTGCGGTTTTATATGCAC encodes:
- the ampD gene encoding 1,6-anhydro-N-acetylmuramyl-L-alanine amidase AmpD, whose amino-acid sequence is MNIDLNGVVNCAVQRGCSHFDERPSDTDVSLLVIHNISLPAGQFGTPYVDDLFMGTLNCEAHSSFSDLHGVRVSAHCFIKRSGELVQYVPFNKRAWHAGASEFNGQTNCNNFSIGIELEGTDTTAYTLAQYTSLKTLSKAIMQRYPNITTERIVGHCDIAPGRKTDPGSSFNWHLFLTMLKQSG
- a CDS encoding IS3 family transposase (programmed frameshift), encoding MRRQFTQEFKVQAVEKALSQCDDVRLEDIADDLGVGYSTLQRWIALAKKHQLETHQTGSQMTAEKRPQDWSLEERLSAIIDCGHLDETAINEYCRNKGLYPHHIKQWKQDFAQGPTTKLAKSDSKQLKQEIKQLQKELNRKDKALAETAALLVLKKKADAPLGFQRGRLTTATERHELITLITNAQASGARKEKACELLGLTLRTVQRWIEADDMTDKRTSTKKQPPNRLTELERQRIINTVNSAEYGHLPASKIVPKLLDKGIWIASESSFYRVMKAHNLLTHREKVKPAKPMKKPRALKAVRANEVYTWDITYLPTSVKGQFLYLYLVMDIFSRKVVGWQVYDTQLSELAADLMKDICSREQIKREQVTLHSDNGSPMKGATLLATLQELGIVPSFSRPSVSNDNPYSESLFKTLKYRPEYPEKAFEDISAAREWVSGFVDWYNNEHLHSGIKFVTPNQRHSGLDKEILAKRQQVNDAAKLNNPSRWSGKSRDWSMINEVNLNPEKKEEMRAA
- the ampE gene encoding beta-lactamase regulator AmpE, whose product is MILVSIIIALILERLGARSAHWQISYYADGYVNRSANLLTNKGVFGSGVGFLVWLLLPVLAIGCLYLLSDFVLWQLIFNVTILLVCFGCAKQRALYKSYLNALTRDDKTAATLYALQMGQNRTEEEQDGETVGQTLAWVNFRFYCAVIFWFVILGVAGAVLYALVRTFADLVTQDDDEIIAKHSKMLHRLLFWLDWLPARITSFGYLVIGNFNKGTSCWLHYALDFSSPNRKVVTYTALAAEQVEKRYYDCAYEATCMIKLVKRNVLFYLVLIALLTLFGGLD